Proteins from a single region of Hordeum vulgare subsp. vulgare chromosome 6H, MorexV3_pseudomolecules_assembly, whole genome shotgun sequence:
- the LOC123402040 gene encoding UDP-glycosyltransferase 72B1-like, producing MAGESDDRGAARAPHVALLSSPGMGHVVPVAELARRLHAEHGFTATVVTYASSDSAAQRAFLASLPPAVGSASLPAVPLDDLVAAGAAIETLLSVEAQRSVPALANLLEGLGKDGSLVAFVADLFGADTLRAARDVGVPAYLFFPSNLLMLSLMLHLPRLDTELDGQFRDQTEPIRLPGCVAVPGADILQPLQDRTSDAYRWMVHHGERYRDADGILVNTFDAIEPNAAAILRQPEQGRPPVYPVGPVIRQPDDGDDDATGCIRWLDAQPDKSVLFVSFGSGGALSAAQMDELARGLELSGQRFLWIVRSPTDSGADPGANYYDGSKSKDYPLKFLPSGFLERTKEVGLVVPSWAPQVRVLGHRATGAMLTHCGWNSVLESVMHGVSMIVWPLYAEQRQNAVMLHEETKIALRPKVRGADGLILGEDIMKVVNDMMTSEEGDAMRMKMTELQKAARGGLTANGMSHKTLTEVVRKWKGGA from the coding sequence ATGGCCGGCGAGAGCGACGACCGGGGCGCCGCGCGCGCGCCGCATGTGGCGCTACTCTCGTCGCCGGGCATGGGTCACGTGGTGCCGGTGGCCGAGCTGGCGCGGCGGCTGCACGCGGAGCACGGCTTCACGGCCACCGTCGTCACCTACGCCAGCTCCGACTCCGCGGCGCAGCGCGCGTTCCTGGCATCCCTCCCGCCGGCCGTCGGCTCCGCGTCCCTCCCGGCCGTCCCGCTCGACGACCTCGTCGCCGCCGGCGCCGCCATCGAGACGCTGCTCTCCGTCGAGGCCCAGCGCTCTGTGCCGGCGCTGGCCAATCTCCTAGAGGGCCTCGGGAAGGACGGCAGCCTCGTCGCCTTCGTGGCGGACCTCTTCGGCGCCGACACGCTGCGCGCGGCGCGCGACGTCGGCGTGCCGGCGTACCTCTTCTTCCCGTCCAACCTCCTGATGCTCTCCCTCATGCTCCACCTCCCGCGCCTCGACACCGAGCTGGACGGCCAGTTCCGTGACCAGACAGAGCCCATAAGGCTGCCCGGCTGCGTGGCCGTGCCCGGCGCCGACATCCTGCAGCCGCTCCAGGACAGGACCAGCGACGCCTACCGCTGGATGGTGCACCACGGTGAGAGGTACCGCGACGCGGACGGCATACTTGTGAACACCTTCGACGCCATCGAGCCGAACGCGGCGGCGATCCTCCGGCAGCCCGAGCAAGGGCGTCCGCCGGTGTACCCAGTTGGGCCGGTCATACGGCAgcctgacgacggcgacgacgatgccACCGGCTGTATCAGGTGGCTCGACGCGCAGCCCGACAAGTCGGTGTTGTTCGTCTCGTTCGGCAGCGGAGGCGCGCTCTCCGCGGCGCAGATGGACGAGCTGGCGCGCGGGCTGGAGCTCTCCGGACAACGGTTTCTGTGGATCGTGAGGAGCCCCACCGACAGCGGGGCCGACCCGGGTGCCAACTACTACGACGGGTCGAAGAGCAAGGACTATCCACTCAAGTTCCTGCCATCTGGGTTCCTTGAGAGGACCAAGGAGGTGGGCCTGGTGGTTCCATCCTGGGCCCCGCAGGTCAGGGTCCTCGGCCACCGGGCCACGGGAGCCATGTTAACGCATTGTGGATGGAACTCGGTGTTAGAGAGCGTAATGCACGGCGTTTCGATGATCGTGTGGCCTCTATACGCCGAGCAGAGACAGAATGCCGTGATGTTACATGAAGAAACCAAGATAGCACTAAGACCAAAGGTTCGAGGAGCAGATGGACTGATTCTTGGCGAAGACATCATGAAGGTTGTGAATGATATGATGAccagtgaagaaggggatgcgatgCGTATGAAGATGACAGAGCTCCAGAAGGCGGCGAggggtggactgacggcaaatgGCATGTCACACAAGACACTTACCGAGGTGGTGAGGAAGTGGAAGGGAGGTGCATGA